From one Eucalyptus grandis isolate ANBG69807.140 chromosome 9, ASM1654582v1, whole genome shotgun sequence genomic stretch:
- the LOC104420668 gene encoding LOB domain-containing protein 27 translates to MTIKGGTSQACAVCKFQRRKCHKECPLAPYFPADQPKMFQNAHRLFGVSNITKILKQAPPDLKQEAMQSVIFESNMRAQYPVHGCCWYIRRLLCQLHQVTEELQHVNTQIAMCRDQVSASASPSHYPPPPELQLGNVHADAVPTRQSFPGVFVNGESTKQSIMSQQPYNYEPENTSHVGAAQPNLASLPELLMNYGADVFSYEDVPFDTITIDKEESSTESSFSFKNMTHSIEHASRNDLKNAAAGFSLKSVR, encoded by the exons ATGACGATCAAAGGAGGGACGAGCCAGGCGTGCGCGGTCTGCAAGTTCCAGCGGCGGAAGTGCCACAAGGAGTGCCCCCTCGCCCCCTACTTCCCGGCCGACCAGCCGAAGATGTTCCAGAACGCGCACCGCCTCTTCGGCGTCAGCAACATCACCAAGATCCTCAAGCAGGCCCCGCCGGACCTCAAGCAGGAGGCGATGCAGTCGGTCATCTTCGAGTCCAACATGCGCGCGCAGTACCCCGTCCACGGCTGCTGCTGGTACATCCGCCGCCTCCTCTGCCAGCTGCACCAGGTGACCGAGGAGCTCCAGCACGTCAACACGCAGATCGCCATGTGCCGGGACCAAGTCTCGGCCTCCGCCTCACCCTCTCACTATCCTCCTCCACCCGAACTGCAATTGGGGAACGTCCACGCAGACGCCGTCCCGACCCGACAATCTTTCCCGGGCGTTTTCGTGAACGGGGAAAGTACTAAACAATCTATAATGTCTCAGCAACCATATAATTATGAGCCCGAGAACACTAGTCACGTCGGGGCGGCTCAGCCGAACCTGGCTTCATTACCTGAACTTCTAATGAATTATGGTGCGGACGTGTTCAGCTATGAGGACGTGCCATTTGACACGATCACGATCGATAAGGAGGAGTCGAG CACGGAATCGTCGTTCTCGTTCAAGAACATGACGCATTCCATCGAACACGCCTCGCGCAATGATCTGAAGAATGCAGCCGCAGGATTCAGCCTAAAGAGTGTCAGATAA